From a single Shewanella donghaensis genomic region:
- the infB gene encoding translation initiation factor IF-2, translated as MADTSIDKLAAEVGKNVDRLIEQFADAGIKKNKADSVSETEKQTLLDHLKKQHGGDQAPQKMTLQRKTVSTLSVNAGGGQSKDVKVEVRKKRTFVKRDDSDLAKEAELEAQKQQEAEVAAQAKAAEDKAKAEAKAKADAEAKAKKEAEAEAKAKAAKIAKADDPAAAAAEAEAERLKTVQAEALKKKQEEEAALAAETARQLAAENSKRWAEEERQRIEAEKNGDHHVTTSKAARAAEDTSDANDEKRGRRARNKNANKKRGGKGGRDNRSNHARNKSTAPESMAHGFNKPVAIVKGEVRIGETVSVAELASRMSLKATEIIKQMMKMGSMVTINQILDQETAQMIAEEMGHKVILLRENELEHQVLGDRDEENIVLENRAPVVTIMGHVDHGKTSLLDYIRRAKVADGEAGGITQHIGAYHVETENGMITFLDTPGHAAFTSMRARGAKATDIVILVVAADDGAMPQTIEAIQHAKAGNVPLIVAVNKMDKPDADPERVKSELAQHGVMSEDWGGEHMFVNVSAKEGTGIDELLEGILLQSEVLELKADRSGMAAGVVIESKLDKGRGPVATVLVQEGTLRQGDIVLCGLEYGKIRAMKDENGHAITEAGPSIPVEILGLSGVPSAGDEATVVRDERKAREVALYRQGKFRDVKLARQQKSKLENMFANMTEGEVQELNIVLKADVQGSLEAICESLAKLSTDEVKVNIIARGVGALTETDATLAAASNAIMVGFNVRADAQARKTIDSESVDLRYYSVIYDLIDEVRAAMTGMLAPEFRQQIIGLAEVRDVFKSPKIGAIAGCMVTEGTIKRSAPIRVLRENVVIYEGELESLRRFKDDVADVRNGMECGIGVKNYNDVRVGDQIEVFETVEVARTL; from the coding sequence ATGGCAGATACAAGTATAGATAAGTTGGCCGCGGAAGTGGGCAAGAATGTTGACAGACTGATTGAACAGTTTGCTGACGCAGGAATTAAGAAAAATAAAGCTGATTCAGTTTCAGAAACTGAAAAGCAAACTTTGCTTGATCATTTGAAGAAGCAACATGGCGGCGATCAAGCTCCACAGAAAATGACTTTGCAACGCAAAACTGTATCAACACTGAGTGTTAATGCAGGCGGCGGTCAATCTAAAGACGTTAAAGTGGAAGTACGTAAGAAACGTACTTTTGTTAAACGTGACGATAGCGACCTAGCAAAAGAAGCGGAACTTGAAGCTCAAAAGCAACAAGAAGCAGAAGTTGCTGCACAAGCTAAAGCGGCAGAAGACAAAGCTAAAGCAGAAGCGAAAGCGAAAGCTGATGCCGAAGCTAAAGCAAAGAAAGAAGCTGAAGCCGAAGCGAAAGCGAAAGCAGCTAAAATTGCTAAAGCTGATGACCCAGCAGCAGCAGCTGCAGAAGCAGAAGCTGAGCGTTTAAAAACGGTTCAAGCTGAAGCATTAAAGAAAAAGCAAGAAGAAGAAGCGGCATTAGCTGCTGAAACTGCTCGCCAATTAGCTGCTGAAAACTCAAAGCGTTGGGCTGAAGAAGAGCGTCAACGTATTGAAGCTGAGAAGAACGGTGATCATCACGTTACGACTTCAAAAGCGGCTCGTGCTGCAGAAGATACTTCTGATGCAAACGATGAAAAACGTGGTCGTCGCGCTCGTAACAAGAACGCGAACAAAAAACGTGGTGGAAAAGGCGGTCGTGATAATCGTTCTAACCATGCACGTAACAAGAGTACTGCTCCTGAGTCAATGGCACACGGTTTCAATAAACCAGTTGCTATTGTTAAAGGCGAAGTACGTATCGGCGAAACTGTATCAGTAGCTGAACTTGCATCACGTATGTCTCTTAAAGCCACTGAAATCATCAAACAGATGATGAAAATGGGCTCTATGGTTACGATTAATCAAATCTTAGACCAAGAAACAGCACAAATGATTGCTGAAGAAATGGGTCATAAGGTTATTCTTCTTCGTGAAAACGAACTAGAGCATCAAGTACTTGGTGATCGTGATGAAGAAAACATCGTACTAGAGAATCGTGCTCCTGTTGTTACCATCATGGGTCACGTTGACCACGGTAAAACATCACTACTTGATTACATTCGTCGTGCAAAAGTTGCTGACGGTGAAGCCGGTGGTATTACACAACACATCGGTGCATACCATGTAGAAACTGAGAATGGCATGATTACATTCTTAGATACTCCTGGTCACGCGGCGTTTACGTCAATGCGTGCACGTGGTGCTAAAGCAACGGATATCGTTATTTTGGTTGTTGCTGCTGATGATGGTGCTATGCCTCAGACTATCGAAGCGATTCAGCATGCTAAAGCGGGTAACGTACCGTTAATCGTAGCTGTGAACAAAATGGATAAGCCTGATGCTGATCCTGAGCGCGTTAAGAGTGAATTAGCTCAACACGGTGTTATGTCTGAAGATTGGGGCGGCGAGCATATGTTCGTAAACGTTTCAGCTAAAGAAGGCACCGGTATTGACGAATTGCTTGAAGGCATCTTGTTACAGTCTGAAGTACTAGAGCTTAAAGCTGATCGTTCAGGTATGGCTGCTGGTGTTGTTATTGAATCTAAATTGGACAAAGGTCGTGGCCCAGTTGCTACTGTACTTGTTCAAGAAGGTACTTTACGCCAAGGCGACATCGTTCTTTGTGGTCTTGAGTACGGTAAAATCCGTGCAATGAAAGATGAGAACGGTCATGCAATTACTGAAGCGGGTCCATCAATTCCTGTTGAGATTTTAGGTCTTTCAGGTGTACCTTCTGCTGGTGACGAAGCAACTGTTGTACGTGATGAACGTAAAGCACGTGAAGTAGCACTTTATCGTCAAGGTAAATTCCGTGATGTTAAATTAGCTCGTCAGCAAAAATCTAAGCTTGAAAACATGTTCGCGAACATGACTGAAGGCGAAGTACAAGAACTTAACATCGTTCTTAAAGCAGACGTTCAAGGTTCACTTGAAGCAATTTGTGAATCATTAGCTAAACTGTCTACTGACGAAGTTAAAGTTAACATCATCGCTCGTGGCGTTGGTGCATTAACTGAAACTGATGCTACGTTAGCTGCAGCTTCAAATGCAATCATGGTTGGTTTCAACGTTCGTGCTGATGCACAAGCGCGTAAGACTATTGATTCTGAAAGTGTTGATTTACGCTACTACAGCGTAATTTACGACCTTATTGATGAAGTTAGAGCTGCAATGACTGGCATGTTAGCACCTGAGTTCAGACAGCAAATCATTGGACTTGCAGAAGTTCGTGATGTATTTAAATCGCCTAAGATTGGTGCAATTGCGGGTTGTATGGTTACCGAAGGTACCATCAAGCGTAGCGCTCCTATCCGTGTACTACGTGAAAACGTGGTTATCTATGAAGGTGAGCTTGAATCATTACGTCGCTTCAAAGATGACGTTGCTGATGTACGTAACGGCATGGAATGTGGTATCGGTGTGAAGAACTACAATGACGTCAGAGTTGGCGATCAGATTGAAGTCTTCGAAACGGTCGAAGTGGCCCGAACGCTGTAA
- the nusA gene encoding transcription termination factor NusA yields the protein MNKEILLVAEAVSNEKAVPREKIFEALEIALATATKKKYEGEIEVRVAIDRKTGHYDTFRRWMVVDDKGEALENPYSEITLEAARYENPEIEPGEFIEDDIPSVVFDRITTQTAKQVIVQKVREAERAQIVEQFIEREGEIVTGVVKKSTRESIIVDLGNNADGVIYKEDLISRESFRPGDRVRALLYAVRPEARGAQLFLTRSKPEMIIELFRVEVPEILDEMIEIMGAARDPGARAKIAVKTNDKRIDPIGACVGMRGARVQAVSNELAGERVDIVLWDDNPAQYVINAMAPADVASIIVDEDNNSMDIAVEADSLAQAIGRNGQNVRLATQLTGWELNVMTVEDLNKKHQAESAKIVDLFVETLEVDENFATVLAEEGFTSLEEIVYVPEAELLEIDGFDEDIVASLRERAKAAISTRALATEEALDGAEPAADLLALDGLEKHLAYVLASKGVITLEDLAEQGIDDLIDIEELTEEKSGELIMAARNICWFGEEA from the coding sequence ATGAATAAAGAGATTCTGCTAGTCGCAGAGGCGGTATCAAATGAAAAAGCCGTCCCGCGTGAAAAAATATTCGAAGCGCTAGAAATTGCTCTAGCCACTGCAACTAAGAAAAAATATGAAGGCGAAATCGAAGTTCGCGTTGCTATCGATCGTAAAACTGGCCACTACGACACTTTCCGTCGTTGGATGGTTGTCGATGATAAAGGCGAAGCTTTAGAAAACCCTTATAGCGAAATTACGCTTGAAGCTGCACGTTATGAAAACCCAGAAATAGAACCTGGTGAATTCATCGAAGATGACATTCCTTCAGTTGTTTTTGACCGTATTACGACTCAAACAGCTAAGCAAGTGATTGTACAAAAAGTTCGTGAAGCTGAACGTGCACAAATTGTTGAGCAGTTCATTGAACGTGAAGGCGAGATTGTTACTGGTGTGGTTAAGAAAAGCACTCGTGAAAGCATTATCGTTGATCTCGGTAATAATGCTGATGGTGTTATTTACAAAGAAGACTTAATCAGTCGTGAATCTTTCCGTCCAGGTGACCGCGTACGTGCTTTATTATACGCAGTTCGTCCAGAAGCGCGTGGTGCACAGTTATTCTTAACTCGCAGCAAGCCTGAAATGATCATCGAGTTATTCAGAGTAGAAGTACCTGAAATCTTAGATGAAATGATTGAAATTATGGGTGCTGCACGTGATCCAGGCGCTCGCGCTAAAATCGCCGTGAAAACTAATGACAAGCGTATCGATCCTATCGGTGCTTGTGTTGGTATGCGTGGCGCACGTGTACAAGCGGTTTCAAACGAATTAGCTGGCGAGCGTGTTGATATCGTGTTGTGGGATGATAATCCAGCGCAATACGTAATCAATGCAATGGCACCTGCAGATGTTGCTTCAATCATCGTTGATGAAGACAACAACTCAATGGATATTGCTGTTGAAGCAGACAGCTTAGCACAAGCGATTGGTCGCAATGGTCAAAACGTACGTTTAGCAACTCAGTTAACAGGCTGGGAATTAAACGTAATGACGGTTGAAGACCTTAACAAGAAGCATCAAGCTGAAAGCGCTAAAATTGTAGATTTATTTGTTGAAACTCTTGAAGTTGACGAAAATTTTGCAACTGTTCTTGCTGAAGAAGGTTTCACTTCTTTAGAAGAAATTGTGTATGTACCAGAAGCAGAACTATTAGAAATTGATGGTTTTGACGAAGATATCGTTGCTTCATTGCGCGAACGTGCAAAAGCGGCGATCTCTACTAGAGCATTGGCAACAGAAGAAGCACTTGATGGTGCGGAACCTGCAGCAGATTTATTAGCGTTAGATGGTTTAGAAAAGCATTTAGCATATGTTCTTGCAAGTAAAGGTGTAATTACCTTAGAAGACTTAGCGGAACAAGGCATTGACGATTTAATCGATATTGAAGAATTGACAGAAGAAAAATCAGGTGAGCTCATCATGGCTGCCCGTAATATCTGTTGGTTTGGCGAAGAAGCATAA
- the rimP gene encoding ribosome maturation factor RimP, with amino-acid sequence MATLETKLTEMLTVPVEAIGFQLWGIEFVHAGRHSILRVFIDGESGINIEDCAEASRQVSAVLDVEDPISTEYTLEVSSPGVDRPLFNAAHYAAYIGEEAKVQLTMPVAGSRNLKGVITSIEGQMLTINVGGEDLIVALDNVRKGNIIAKF; translated from the coding sequence TTGGCAACATTAGAAACTAAACTGACAGAAATGCTGACAGTACCTGTTGAAGCTATCGGTTTTCAACTCTGGGGTATTGAGTTTGTCCATGCAGGGCGTCATTCAATATTACGTGTATTTATTGATGGTGAAAGCGGTATTAATATTGAAGATTGTGCCGAAGCCAGCCGCCAAGTTAGTGCTGTTCTAGATGTTGAAGACCCAATTTCGACAGAATACACATTAGAAGTTTCTTCGCCTGGTGTAGATAGACCACTATTTAATGCTGCACATTACGCAGCATATATCGGCGAAGAAGCAAAAGTACAATTGACGATGCCTGTCGCGGGTAGTCGTAATTTAAAAGGTGTCATCACGTCAATCGAAGGGCAAATGCTAACGATTAACGTAGGTGGTGAAGATTTGATAGTGGCTTTAGATAATGTTCGTAAAGGCAACATTATTGCGAAGTTTTGA
- the secG gene encoding preprotein translocase subunit SecG, translating into MYEVLIVVYLVVAIGLVGLILIQQGKGADMGSSFGAGASGTLFGSGGSGNFLTRSTAVLAIGFFTLSLVLGNLSANHTKQDDAWNDLGSAVEQVEQAPTQTEPTEVKIPD; encoded by the coding sequence ATGTATGAAGTTTTAATTGTAGTTTACTTGGTTGTAGCGATTGGTCTTGTTGGCTTAATCCTTATTCAACAGGGTAAAGGGGCTGACATGGGTTCTTCTTTTGGTGCTGGCGCATCAGGAACTTTATTCGGTTCAGGCGGTTCAGGTAATTTCCTGACTCGTAGTACAGCTGTTTTAGCGATTGGTTTTTTCACTTTAAGTCTAGTTTTAGGCAACTTAAGTGCTAATCATACTAAACAAGATGATGCTTGGAATGATTTAGGTTCTGCAGTAGAGCAAGTTGAACAAGCTCCTACTCAAACAGAACCTACAGAAGTAAAGATTCCAGATTAA
- the tpiA gene encoding triose-phosphate isomerase, which produces MALRRPMVAGNWKMNGSSALAQELFSKFATKLQNDSAEVVLCPPSIYLESVRQLLEANKQTLDGALVRMGAQNLSQHDFGAYTGEVSGKMLKDSGCRYVIIGHSERRRMYGETSNIVAEKFAAAQKHGLTPILCVGESGPAREARRTFEVIAEELDIVIEKNGTMAFDNAIIAYEPLWAVGTGKSATPEQAQEVHAFIRQRLSEVSPFIGENIRILYGGSVTPSNAADIFAQPDVDGGLIGGASLNSSEFLSLCSIAMSA; this is translated from the coding sequence ATGGCACTTAGACGTCCTATGGTAGCTGGCAACTGGAAAATGAATGGCAGCTCGGCATTAGCCCAAGAGTTATTCAGCAAGTTTGCTACAAAGCTCCAAAATGATTCGGCTGAAGTAGTTTTATGTCCACCTTCAATTTATCTTGAAAGTGTTAGACAACTGCTTGAAGCTAATAAGCAAACCTTAGATGGTGCGCTTGTAAGAATGGGCGCACAGAACCTGAGTCAACATGACTTTGGTGCCTATACTGGTGAAGTTTCCGGTAAAATGCTAAAAGATTCAGGATGTCGGTATGTTATTATCGGCCATTCCGAACGCCGTCGTATGTATGGCGAAACAAGTAATATCGTTGCAGAGAAGTTTGCTGCAGCACAAAAACATGGATTGACGCCTATTCTTTGTGTTGGTGAATCAGGTCCAGCTCGTGAAGCAAGACGCACTTTTGAAGTGATTGCTGAAGAGCTCGATATTGTGATTGAAAAGAATGGCACCATGGCTTTTGATAATGCCATTATCGCTTACGAACCATTATGGGCCGTAGGTACTGGTAAAAGTGCTACTCCAGAGCAAGCTCAGGAAGTTCATGCGTTTATACGTCAGAGACTTTCAGAAGTGTCGCCATTTATTGGAGAGAATATTCGAATTTTGTACGGTGGTAGTGTTACCCCTTCAAATGCCGCGGATATTTTTGCACAACCAGATGTTGATGGTGGACTGATTGGCGGAGCTAGCTTAAACTCTAGCGAGTTTTTAAGTTTATGTTCCATAGCGATGAGCGCTTAA
- the glmM gene encoding phosphoglucosamine mutase encodes MQERQFFGTDGIRGKVGAGVMTPELALKLGWAAGRVLSRSGTKKVIIGKDTRISGYLFESVLEAGLSAAGINVLLVGPMPTPAIAYLTRTFRAEAGIVISASHNPYYDNGIKFFTANGSKLDDQLELEIEQELSKPLVCVESHLLGKASRIEDAAGRYIEYCKGHFPAALSLSGLKVVVDCAHGATYHIAPNVFKELGAEVITIGDKPNGLNINDNVGATSMRAISEKVVLEKADVGIALDGDGDRIMMVDHLGNVIDGDQILYILACDALKNGTLKGGVVGTLMSNLGLELALEKLNVPFVRSNVGDRNVMELMRQHDWHIGGENSGHILDLDHGTTGDGIVAGILVLAAMQNQLSSLAALVKPVKMLPQILINIAFDGESNPLLSEAVLAEKLNVEQLLGQKGRVLLRKSGTEPLIRVMVEGEDEANVTSFAKQIADVVKRVGQS; translated from the coding sequence GTGCAAGAAAGACAATTTTTTGGAACTGATGGCATTCGAGGTAAAGTGGGTGCCGGTGTCATGACACCGGAATTAGCGCTGAAACTTGGCTGGGCTGCGGGAAGGGTACTTTCTCGTAGTGGAACTAAGAAAGTTATTATTGGTAAAGATACACGAATATCGGGTTATTTATTTGAATCAGTGCTCGAAGCAGGTTTATCTGCTGCGGGTATCAATGTGTTGTTAGTTGGGCCTATGCCTACACCAGCCATAGCCTATTTAACCCGCACTTTTCGAGCGGAAGCTGGCATTGTTATCAGTGCATCTCATAACCCCTATTACGATAATGGCATAAAATTTTTCACTGCGAATGGTAGTAAGTTAGATGATCAACTTGAGCTAGAAATTGAACAGGAATTATCAAAGCCATTGGTCTGTGTCGAATCGCACTTATTAGGCAAAGCATCTCGGATTGAGGATGCTGCTGGCCGTTATATCGAATACTGTAAAGGTCACTTTCCTGCTGCATTATCACTTTCTGGTTTAAAGGTGGTTGTTGATTGCGCCCATGGTGCCACTTATCATATTGCCCCTAATGTATTTAAAGAGCTCGGAGCCGAAGTCATTACCATTGGTGACAAACCCAACGGCCTGAACATCAATGATAATGTGGGTGCAACCTCCATGAGGGCCATTTCTGAAAAGGTAGTACTTGAAAAAGCGGATGTAGGGATTGCTTTAGATGGTGATGGCGACCGTATTATGATGGTAGATCATCTTGGCAATGTTATTGACGGTGATCAAATTCTGTATATCTTAGCCTGTGATGCTTTAAAAAATGGTACCTTAAAAGGTGGCGTGGTTGGTACATTGATGTCCAACCTTGGTTTAGAGTTGGCGCTTGAAAAATTAAACGTTCCATTTGTCCGTTCTAACGTCGGTGACCGAAACGTGATGGAATTAATGCGTCAGCATGATTGGCATATTGGTGGTGAAAATTCAGGTCATATACTGGATCTCGATCATGGGACCACTGGTGATGGCATAGTTGCTGGTATTTTAGTATTGGCAGCGATGCAAAATCAGCTTTCCTCATTAGCGGCTTTAGTCAAACCAGTAAAAATGTTGCCGCAAATACTGATCAATATAGCTTTTGATGGTGAGTCAAATCCTTTACTCTCTGAAGCCGTACTAGCTGAAAAACTAAACGTTGAGCAACTATTAGGTCAAAAAGGTAGAGTGTTACTTAGAAAATCCGGAACTGAACCACTAATAAGGGTGATGGTAGAAGGTGAAGATGAGGCCAATGTCACATCTTTTGCAAAACAGATTGCCGATGTCGTTAAGCGAGTGGGTCAATCTTAA
- the folP gene encoding dihydropteroate synthase: protein MFELKSGEKTLSLASPIVMAIINVTPDSFSDGGQHATFESACRQVDKVVSQGAKIVDIGGESTRPGATAVTLEEELARVIPVIEYTADKYDVWISIDSSKPEVMEQAVNAGAHLINDVRALQEPGALAMAASLDVPVCLMHMQGQPQNMQDAPEYDNVIQQVNDFLSLRVDYCLAAGMSRENIILDPGFGFGKTLEHNYELLAKLPELHSLHFPLLIGLSRKSMIGDLLQRDTDQRLAGSLAGAMIAAQQGAQILRVHDVEETVDVITVMSATMASLHN, encoded by the coding sequence ATGTTTGAACTTAAATCGGGAGAGAAAACTCTCTCTTTAGCCAGTCCTATTGTTATGGCTATCATTAACGTTACTCCCGATTCATTTTCTGATGGCGGTCAACATGCCACGTTTGAAAGTGCCTGTCGGCAAGTTGATAAAGTCGTCAGTCAAGGGGCTAAAATAGTTGATATTGGCGGCGAGTCAACAAGACCAGGTGCTACAGCAGTTACTTTAGAAGAAGAGCTCGCTAGAGTTATTCCAGTCATCGAATATACAGCTGACAAATATGATGTGTGGATTTCTATTGATAGCAGTAAACCAGAAGTTATGGAGCAAGCAGTCAATGCTGGTGCACATTTAATTAATGATGTACGAGCTTTGCAAGAACCTGGGGCGTTAGCAATGGCTGCAAGCTTGGATGTACCAGTGTGCTTAATGCATATGCAAGGACAACCACAGAATATGCAAGATGCGCCTGAATATGACAATGTAATCCAACAAGTTAATGACTTTTTGTCATTAAGGGTAGATTATTGTTTAGCTGCAGGCATGTCGAGAGAAAACATAATATTAGATCCTGGCTTTGGTTTTGGAAAAACACTAGAACACAATTACGAATTGCTAGCAAAATTACCAGAGCTGCATAGTTTGCACTTTCCTTTGCTCATAGGCCTATCACGAAAAAGCATGATTGGTGATTTATTGCAAAGAGACACAGATCAAAGACTCGCTGGCAGTTTAGCTGGGGCGATGATTGCGGCTCAACAAGGGGCACAAATATTACGTGTTCATGATGTTGAAGAAACTGTTGATGTCATTACAGTGATGTCAGCGACGATGGCAAGTTTACATAACTAA
- the ftsH gene encoding ATP-dependent zinc metalloprotease FtsH — protein MAKNLILWVVIAVVLMSVFQGYSPSSSSSQKMDYSVFLDSVRNSNISSVEIKSDQRTIEGIKRSGEKFTTIMPMYDQDLINDLDRQGISMKGQEAEESSFLTQIFISWFPMLLLIGVWIFFMRQMQGGGGKGAMSFGKSKAKLMSEDQIKTTFGDVAGCDEAKEDVKELVDYLKEPTRFQKLGGRIPTGVLLVGPPGTGKTLIAKAIAGEAKVPFFTISGSDFVEMFVGVGASRVRDMFEQAKKSAPCIIFIDEIDAVGRQRGAGVGGGHDEREQTLNQMLVEMDGFEGNEGVIVIAATNRPDVLDAALLRPGRFDRQVVVGLPDVRGREQILKVHMRKVPLGDGVKASVIARGTPGFSGADLANLVNEAALFAARGNRRVVGMEEFESAKDKIMMGAERRTMVMSEEEKEMTAYHEAGHAIVGCLVPEHDPVHKVTIIPRGRALGVTFFLPEADAISQSRRKLESQISVAYGGRLAEEIIYGTEKVSTGASQDIKYATSIARNMVTQWGFSEKLGPVLYAEDENEVFLGRSMGKTQHMSDETARTIDAEVKHLIDSNYDRAETYLKDNMDILHSMKDALMKFETIDADQIDDLMNRREVRRPADWDKDDVMDDQDKGTPVKSEATESEETKTDDVEDKTDATPDADTPAK, from the coding sequence ATGGCAAAAAATTTAATTCTCTGGGTTGTCATCGCCGTCGTGTTGATGTCAGTTTTTCAGGGTTATTCCCCCTCTTCTTCGTCATCGCAGAAGATGGATTACTCGGTATTCTTAGATAGTGTCCGAAATAGTAATATTAGTTCGGTCGAAATTAAGAGTGATCAACGAACAATCGAAGGAATTAAACGTTCTGGAGAGAAGTTCACCACCATCATGCCAATGTATGACCAAGATTTGATTAATGATCTTGATCGTCAAGGGATTTCAATGAAGGGCCAAGAAGCTGAAGAATCTAGCTTCCTAACCCAAATATTTATCTCTTGGTTCCCAATGCTGCTATTGATTGGTGTATGGATATTCTTCATGCGTCAAATGCAAGGTGGCGGTGGTAAAGGCGCGATGTCGTTTGGCAAAAGTAAAGCCAAGTTGATGAGCGAAGACCAAATTAAAACGACTTTTGGTGACGTTGCAGGTTGTGACGAAGCGAAAGAAGACGTTAAAGAATTAGTTGATTACCTTAAAGAGCCAACCCGTTTTCAGAAATTAGGTGGCCGTATTCCTACAGGTGTTCTTTTAGTCGGCCCACCAGGTACTGGTAAAACGCTAATCGCTAAAGCGATTGCGGGCGAAGCTAAGGTGCCATTCTTTACTATTTCAGGTTCTGATTTCGTTGAAATGTTTGTTGGTGTCGGTGCATCTCGCGTACGTGACATGTTCGAACAAGCTAAAAAGTCAGCGCCTTGTATCATCTTTATCGATGAAATCGATGCTGTAGGTCGCCAACGTGGCGCAGGTGTTGGTGGTGGTCATGATGAACGTGAGCAGACATTGAACCAGATGCTGGTTGAAATGGATGGTTTTGAAGGTAACGAAGGCGTTATCGTCATCGCTGCGACAAACAGACCTGACGTATTAGATGCAGCGCTACTTCGTCCAGGTCGTTTTGACCGTCAGGTTGTTGTTGGCTTACCAGATGTTCGTGGCCGTGAGCAAATTCTTAAAGTACATATGCGTAAAGTACCGTTAGGTGATGGTGTTAAAGCCAGTGTTATCGCTCGTGGTACTCCTGGTTTCTCAGGTGCTGATTTAGCTAACTTAGTGAATGAAGCTGCACTATTCGCTGCACGTGGTAATCGCCGCGTTGTGGGAATGGAAGAGTTTGAAAGTGCTAAAGATAAAATCATGATGGGCGCAGAGCGCCGCACCATGGTGATGTCTGAAGAAGAAAAAGAAATGACTGCATACCATGAAGCTGGCCATGCAATTGTGGGTTGTTTAGTTCCTGAGCATGATCCTGTGCATAAAGTGACTATCATTCCACGCGGTCGTGCATTAGGTGTGACCTTCTTCTTGCCTGAAGCTGATGCTATTAGTCAAAGTCGTCGTAAGCTAGAAAGTCAGATTTCAGTGGCTTATGGTGGACGTTTAGCAGAAGAAATCATTTACGGAACAGAAAAAGTATCAACTGGTGCTTCGCAAGACATTAAGTATGCGACATCAATTGCACGTAACATGGTTACTCAATGGGGCTTCTCTGAAAAATTAGGCCCTGTACTTTATGCTGAAGATGAAAATGAAGTATTCCTTGGACGTAGCATGGGTAAAACTCAGCATATGTCTGACGAAACTGCTCGTACCATTGATGCTGAAGTTAAACATCTTATTGATTCGAACTACGATCGTGCTGAAACATACTTGAAAGACAACATGGATATTCTTCATTCAATGAAAGATGCCTTGATGAAGTTTGAAACCATTGATGCAGATCAGATTGATGACTTAATGAATCGTCGTGAAGTCCGTCGACCTGCTGATTGGGATAAAGATGACGTAATGGACGATCAGGATAAAGGTACGCCAGTTAAGTCTGAAGCTACAGAGTCAGAAGAAACGAAAACTGATGATGTTGAAGACAAGACTGATGCAACACCAGATGCTGATACGCCAGCTAAATAA
- the rlmE gene encoding 23S rRNA (uridine(2552)-2'-O)-methyltransferase RlmE codes for MATKKRSASSSRWMQEHFDDHYVKLSQKRGLRSRAAFKLEEIQQKDKLIKPGMTVVDLGAAPGGWSQIAVKLVGEKGKLVACDILPMDPIVGVDFLQGDFREEKVLAALLDRVGEDKVDVVLSDMAPNMSGSDGVDQPRAMYLVELALDMCHQVLASNGCFAVKVFQGEGFDEYMKAVRQAFTTVKTRKPDSSRPRSREVYIVATGYKL; via the coding sequence ATGGCAACGAAAAAACGTTCGGCTAGTTCAAGTCGATGGATGCAAGAACATTTTGATGATCACTATGTCAAACTGTCTCAAAAGCGCGGTTTACGATCTCGTGCAGCATTCAAGTTGGAAGAAATCCAACAAAAAGACAAACTTATTAAACCTGGAATGACAGTAGTAGACTTAGGTGCAGCGCCTGGCGGCTGGTCTCAAATTGCAGTTAAGTTAGTCGGTGAAAAAGGTAAATTGGTCGCCTGTGACATTTTACCAATGGATCCAATCGTGGGAGTCGACTTTTTACAAGGCGATTTCCGTGAAGAGAAAGTACTTGCAGCTTTACTTGATCGTGTTGGTGAAGATAAAGTTGATGTAGTACTATCTGATATGGCGCCTAACATGAGTGGTTCAGATGGTGTGGATCAACCTAGGGCAATGTATCTTGTAGAATTAGCATTAGACATGTGTCATCAGGTTTTAGCGTCTAATGGTTGTTTTGCAGTCAAGGTTTTTCAGGGGGAGGGCTTTGACGAATATATGAAAGCAGTTCGACAAGCTTTTACTACAGTTAAAACACGAAAACCAGATTCATCGCGACCACGTTCACGTGAAGTGTATATAGTGGCGACTGGTTACAAGTTATAG